One Phocoena sinus isolate mPhoSin1 chromosome 13, mPhoSin1.pri, whole genome shotgun sequence DNA segment encodes these proteins:
- the GGCX gene encoding vitamin K-dependent gamma-carboxylase isoform X2 produces MAVSARSARSPPDSDKVQKDKAGQTSGRRQGSRMGKLLGFEWTDVSSWGKLVTLLNRPTDPASLAVFRFLFGLMMVLDIPQERGLSSLDRRYLDGLEVCRFPLLDALQPLPLDWMYLVYTIMFLGALGMMLGLRYRISCVLFLLPYWSVDGLLNARKRNAHVPLWNYAVLRGQIFIVYFIAGVKKLDADWVEGYSMEYLSRHWLFSPFKFVLSEEMTSLLVVHWCGLLLDLSAGFLLFFDASRSIGLLFVSYFHCMNSQLFSIGMFPYVMLASSPLFCSPEWPRKLVAHCPKRLQELLPLRTAPQPSASCVYKRSRAKGGQKPGLRHRLGAAFTLLYLLEQLFLPYSHFLTQGYNNWTNGLYGYSWDMMVHSRSHQHVKITYRDGRTGELGYLNPGVFTQSRRWKDHADMLKQYATCLSRLLPKYNVTEPQIYFDIWVSINDRFQQRIFDPRVDIVQATWSPFQRTPWLQPLLMDLSPWRTKLQEIKSSLDNHTEVVFIADFPGLHLENFVSEDLGNTSIQLLQGEVTVELVAEQKNQTLQEGEKMQLPAGEYHKVYTMSPSPSCYMYIYVNTTELALEQDLAYLQELKEKVENGSETEPLPPELQPLLEGEVKGGPEPTPLVQTFLRRQQRLQEIERRRNAPFHERLLRFLLRKLYVFRRSFLMTCISLRNLVLGRPSLEQLAQEVTYANLRPFEPVGEPSPSNTDSSNPNPSEPNADTVHSEF; encoded by the exons ATGGCGGTGTCTGCTCGGTCTGCGCGGTCTCCGCCCGACTCAG ATAAAGTACAGAAAGATAAGGCTGGACAGACCTCAGGGCGCCGTCAGGGCAGCCGAATGGGGAAGCTCTTGGGTTTTGAGTGGACAGATGTGTCCAGCTGGGGGAAGCTGGTGACCCTGCTGAATAGACCAACAGATCCTGCAAGCCTGGCAGTCTTCCGTTTTCTCTTTG GGCTGATGATGGTGCTGGACATTCCCCAGGAGCGGGGGCTCAGCTCCCTGGACCGAAGATACCTGGATGGGCTGGAGGTGTGCCGCTTCCCGTTGCTGGACGCCCTGCAGCCACTGCCACTTGACTGGATGTATCTGGTCTATACCATCATGTTTCTGG GGGCACTGGGCATGATGCTGGGCCTGCGCTACCGGATAAGCTGTGTGTTATTCCTGCTGCCATACTG GTCTGTGGACGGCCTGCTGAATGCCCGGAAGCGGAACGCCCACGTGCCCCTTTGGAACTATGCTGTGCTGCGTGGCCAG ATCTTCATTGTGTACTTCATTGCGGGCGTGAAAAAGCTGGACGCAGACTGGGTGGAAGGCTACTCCATGGAATACCTGTCCCGGCACTGGCTCTTCAGTCCCTTCAA ATTTGTATTGTCTGAGGAGATGACTAGTCTGCTGGTGGTGCACTGGTGCGGACTGCTGCTCGACCTCTCTGCCGGTTTCCTGCTCTTCTTTGATGCCTCAAGATCAATTGGCCTCCTCTTCGTGTCCTACTTCCACTGCATGAATTCCCAGCTCTTCAGCATTG GTATGTTCCCCTACGTCATGCTGGCCAGCAGCCCTCTCTTCTGCTCTCCCGAGTGGCCTCGGAAGCTGGTGGCTCACTGCCCGAAAAGGCTGCAAGAACTGCTGCCCCTCAGGACTGCCCCCCAGCCCAGTGCTTCCTGCGTGTATAAGAGGAGCCGGGCCAAAGGTGGTCAGAAGCCGGGGCTGCGCCATCGGCTGGGCGCCGCCTTTACCCTGCTCTACCTCCTGGAGCAGCTCTTCCTGCCCTATTCCCATTTCCTCACTCAG GGCTATAACAACTGGACAAACGGGCTGTACGGCTATTCCTGGGACATGATGGTGCACTCCCGCTCCCACCAGCACGTGAAGATCACCTACCGTGATGGCCGCACCGGCGAGCTGGGCTACCTCAACCCTGGG GTATTCACACAGAGCCGGCGTTGGAAGGATCATGCGGACATGCTGAAGCAGTATGCCACTTGCCTGAGCCGCCTGCTTCCCAAGTACAATGTCACTGAGCCCCAGATCTACTTTGATATCTGGGTCTCCATCAATGACCGCTTCCAGCAGAG GATTTTTGACCCTCGTGTGGACATCGTGCAGGCTACCTGGTCCCCCTTCCAGCGTACACCTTGGCTGCAGCCGCTACTGATGGACCTGTCTCCCTGGAGAACCAAACTACAGGAAATCAAGAGCAGCCTGGACAACCACACCGAGGTGGTCTTCATCGCAGATTTCCCTG GGCTGCACCTGGAGAACTTTGTGAGCGAAGACCTGGGCAACACTAGCATCCAGCTGCTGCAGGGAGAGGTAACTGTGGAGCTGGTGGCAGAACAGAAGAACCAGACTCTTCAGGAGGGAGAAAAAATGCAG TTGCCTGCTGGTGAGTATCATAAGGTGTATACAATGTCACCCAGTCCTTCCTGCTACATGTACATCTATGTCAACACTACAGAGCTTGCACTGGAGCAAGACCTGGCATACCTGCAAGAATTGAAAGAGAAGGTGGAGAATGGAAGTG AAACAGAGCCTCTGCCTCCAGAGCTGCAACCTCTGCTGGAAGGGGAAGTCAAAGGGGGCCCTGAGCCAACACCACTGGTTCAGACCTTTCTTAGACGCCAGCAAAGGCTCCAGGAGATCGAACGCCGGCGAAATGCCCCTTTCCACGAGCGACTCCTCCGCTTCTTGCTGCGAAAGCTCTATGTCTTTCGCCGCAG cTTTCTGATGACTTGTATCTCACTTCGAAATCTGGTATTAGGCCGCCCTTCCCTGGAGCAGCTGGCCCAAGAGGTGACTTATGCGAACTTGCGACCCTTTGAGCCAGTTGGGGAGCCGAGTCCTTCAAACACAGATTCTTCAAATCCTAATCCTTCTGAGCCGAATGCTGACACTGTCCACTCAGAGTTCTGA
- the GGCX gene encoding vitamin K-dependent gamma-carboxylase isoform X1: protein MAVSARSARSPPDSDKVQKDKAGQTSGRRQGSRMGKLLGFEWTDVSSWGKLVTLLNRPTDPASLAVFRFLFGLMMVLDIPQERGLSSLDRRYLDGLEVCRFPLLDALQPLPLDWMYLVYTIMFLGALGMMLGLRYRISCVLFLLPYWYVFLLDKTSWNNHSYLYGLLAFQLTFMDANRYWSVDGLLNARKRNAHVPLWNYAVLRGQIFIVYFIAGVKKLDADWVEGYSMEYLSRHWLFSPFKFVLSEEMTSLLVVHWCGLLLDLSAGFLLFFDASRSIGLLFVSYFHCMNSQLFSIGMFPYVMLASSPLFCSPEWPRKLVAHCPKRLQELLPLRTAPQPSASCVYKRSRAKGGQKPGLRHRLGAAFTLLYLLEQLFLPYSHFLTQGYNNWTNGLYGYSWDMMVHSRSHQHVKITYRDGRTGELGYLNPGVFTQSRRWKDHADMLKQYATCLSRLLPKYNVTEPQIYFDIWVSINDRFQQRIFDPRVDIVQATWSPFQRTPWLQPLLMDLSPWRTKLQEIKSSLDNHTEVVFIADFPGLHLENFVSEDLGNTSIQLLQGEVTVELVAEQKNQTLQEGEKMQLPAGEYHKVYTMSPSPSCYMYIYVNTTELALEQDLAYLQELKEKVENGSETEPLPPELQPLLEGEVKGGPEPTPLVQTFLRRQQRLQEIERRRNAPFHERLLRFLLRKLYVFRRSFLMTCISLRNLVLGRPSLEQLAQEVTYANLRPFEPVGEPSPSNTDSSNPNPSEPNADTVHSEF, encoded by the exons ATGGCGGTGTCTGCTCGGTCTGCGCGGTCTCCGCCCGACTCAG ATAAAGTACAGAAAGATAAGGCTGGACAGACCTCAGGGCGCCGTCAGGGCAGCCGAATGGGGAAGCTCTTGGGTTTTGAGTGGACAGATGTGTCCAGCTGGGGGAAGCTGGTGACCCTGCTGAATAGACCAACAGATCCTGCAAGCCTGGCAGTCTTCCGTTTTCTCTTTG GGCTGATGATGGTGCTGGACATTCCCCAGGAGCGGGGGCTCAGCTCCCTGGACCGAAGATACCTGGATGGGCTGGAGGTGTGCCGCTTCCCGTTGCTGGACGCCCTGCAGCCACTGCCACTTGACTGGATGTATCTGGTCTATACCATCATGTTTCTGG GGGCACTGGGCATGATGCTGGGCCTGCGCTACCGGATAAGCTGTGTGTTATTCCTGCTGCCATACTGGTATGTGTTTCTTCTGGACAAGACATCGTGGAACAACCACTCCTATCTGTATGGTTTGTTGGCCTTTCAGCTGACGTTCATGGATGCAAACCGCTACTG GTCTGTGGACGGCCTGCTGAATGCCCGGAAGCGGAACGCCCACGTGCCCCTTTGGAACTATGCTGTGCTGCGTGGCCAG ATCTTCATTGTGTACTTCATTGCGGGCGTGAAAAAGCTGGACGCAGACTGGGTGGAAGGCTACTCCATGGAATACCTGTCCCGGCACTGGCTCTTCAGTCCCTTCAA ATTTGTATTGTCTGAGGAGATGACTAGTCTGCTGGTGGTGCACTGGTGCGGACTGCTGCTCGACCTCTCTGCCGGTTTCCTGCTCTTCTTTGATGCCTCAAGATCAATTGGCCTCCTCTTCGTGTCCTACTTCCACTGCATGAATTCCCAGCTCTTCAGCATTG GTATGTTCCCCTACGTCATGCTGGCCAGCAGCCCTCTCTTCTGCTCTCCCGAGTGGCCTCGGAAGCTGGTGGCTCACTGCCCGAAAAGGCTGCAAGAACTGCTGCCCCTCAGGACTGCCCCCCAGCCCAGTGCTTCCTGCGTGTATAAGAGGAGCCGGGCCAAAGGTGGTCAGAAGCCGGGGCTGCGCCATCGGCTGGGCGCCGCCTTTACCCTGCTCTACCTCCTGGAGCAGCTCTTCCTGCCCTATTCCCATTTCCTCACTCAG GGCTATAACAACTGGACAAACGGGCTGTACGGCTATTCCTGGGACATGATGGTGCACTCCCGCTCCCACCAGCACGTGAAGATCACCTACCGTGATGGCCGCACCGGCGAGCTGGGCTACCTCAACCCTGGG GTATTCACACAGAGCCGGCGTTGGAAGGATCATGCGGACATGCTGAAGCAGTATGCCACTTGCCTGAGCCGCCTGCTTCCCAAGTACAATGTCACTGAGCCCCAGATCTACTTTGATATCTGGGTCTCCATCAATGACCGCTTCCAGCAGAG GATTTTTGACCCTCGTGTGGACATCGTGCAGGCTACCTGGTCCCCCTTCCAGCGTACACCTTGGCTGCAGCCGCTACTGATGGACCTGTCTCCCTGGAGAACCAAACTACAGGAAATCAAGAGCAGCCTGGACAACCACACCGAGGTGGTCTTCATCGCAGATTTCCCTG GGCTGCACCTGGAGAACTTTGTGAGCGAAGACCTGGGCAACACTAGCATCCAGCTGCTGCAGGGAGAGGTAACTGTGGAGCTGGTGGCAGAACAGAAGAACCAGACTCTTCAGGAGGGAGAAAAAATGCAG TTGCCTGCTGGTGAGTATCATAAGGTGTATACAATGTCACCCAGTCCTTCCTGCTACATGTACATCTATGTCAACACTACAGAGCTTGCACTGGAGCAAGACCTGGCATACCTGCAAGAATTGAAAGAGAAGGTGGAGAATGGAAGTG AAACAGAGCCTCTGCCTCCAGAGCTGCAACCTCTGCTGGAAGGGGAAGTCAAAGGGGGCCCTGAGCCAACACCACTGGTTCAGACCTTTCTTAGACGCCAGCAAAGGCTCCAGGAGATCGAACGCCGGCGAAATGCCCCTTTCCACGAGCGACTCCTCCGCTTCTTGCTGCGAAAGCTCTATGTCTTTCGCCGCAG cTTTCTGATGACTTGTATCTCACTTCGAAATCTGGTATTAGGCCGCCCTTCCCTGGAGCAGCTGGCCCAAGAGGTGACTTATGCGAACTTGCGACCCTTTGAGCCAGTTGGGGAGCCGAGTCCTTCAAACACAGATTCTTCAAATCCTAATCCTTCTGAGCCGAATGCTGACACTGTCCACTCAGAGTTCTGA